Part of the Nostoc sp. ATCC 53789 genome, CAAGGTCAGTAGTTTCTTCACAACTGTCTACCAACCGCCAGAATTTTGCTGTTAAAACGTGAGTTTTTCATGAATAGTATTAATTATGCTTTACAAGAAATAATCTAGTTTTCTTGTAGTCCACCAAAGAAACTTTGCGGAATTTATTTTATGGTAGGAAAATCAAGTTCTTTTCTCCCCATGCTCACCCTGCTTTATATGTCTACTTTCACCCGTAATTTTTGGGTTGGTCGATTACTAGGACTAGAATACATCGGGTTATTTTTAGCAGGAATAACAGTTTTAATTGTGGTTTTTCTATCAACTCATATCCATGAAAATCTACACTGAAATTGAAATTCAGGCATCCGATGAGCAAGTCTGGAACCTACTCACTGATTTTGCCAGTTTTCCACATTGGAATCTGTTTATTCGTCAAATTAGTGGTTTGCTGAGTGAAGGGGAACAGCTAACCGTTCACTTTCAGCCTCCGGGTAGGGATATTGTGACCTTTCGACCTACGGTGATTACGGTAGAACCTAATCGCAAACTGCGCTGGTTATGGCACTTTTTGATACCAGGGTTATTTGACGTTGAACACAGCTTTATCATTGAACCGTTAGCAAGCGATGTTTACGACGGGCTACGCCTAAGCGTTCGCTTCATTCAGCAAGAATCTTTCCAAGGCTTACTAGTACCTCTGCTGGCTCGTCGATTAAATCTCGACGTTCGCCAAGGGTTTGAAGCCATGAACCAAACATTGAAAACCAAGGCAGAACGCATTAATCAAACTACGACTAATCAATTTTCAAAGTAATTTTATTGTTATTTTTAGTATTTGTGCTAAATTTAACAAGGTTGGATATTCGCAAAAACTATTGATTTCCGCTGTTGATCCTGCGGCGGCATATTCTTAAAGGCCAACGTATGTGCCTTGAATTACCTTCTTTGTGTTGCTTCCAGCCTAGCGCTTGGGCAGTAAGTTGGAATATATTGCGACTATCCAACCTTCCTATGTAATTTTGATGAGCATGGGTACTATTAATTTAAGTCTAACAGAAGAAGAATTAAAAGAACGCTTTTCTCAACTAAAAACACGTAAAGACATCGCTAGTTTGTTGGAAATTAGTGATTATCAGTTGAGATATCATTTATACATTTATCCTCGTGACAAGGCGTACACAACATTTCAAATACCGAAGAAAACGGGGGAATACAGAACTATTTCTGTTCCGCATAC contains:
- a CDS encoding SRPBCC domain-containing protein; this encodes MKIYTEIEIQASDEQVWNLLTDFASFPHWNLFIRQISGLLSEGEQLTVHFQPPGRDIVTFRPTVITVEPNRKLRWLWHFLIPGLFDVEHSFIIEPLASDVYDGLRLSVRFIQQESFQGLLVPLLARRLNLDVRQGFEAMNQTLKTKAERINQTTTNQFSK